A stretch of Corynebacterium timonense DNA encodes these proteins:
- the smpB gene encoding SsrA-binding protein SmpB codes for MAKKKKKKTPGAVIASNRKARHDYTILDTYEAGIALVGTEIKSLREGRASLVEAFATVDRGEVWLRNLHIPEYSRGSWTNHSPRRTRKLLLHRREIDSLEGKIKDGNRTLVPLSLYLKEGKVKVELGLAQGKQDYDKRQAIKRRTEDREIARDLGRKFKGIKA; via the coding sequence ATGGCCAAGAAGAAGAAAAAGAAGACGCCTGGCGCGGTCATCGCCTCCAACCGAAAGGCGCGCCACGATTACACGATCCTGGACACCTACGAGGCGGGCATCGCCCTCGTGGGCACCGAGATCAAGTCGCTGCGAGAGGGGCGTGCCAGCCTCGTCGAAGCCTTCGCCACAGTGGACAGAGGCGAGGTGTGGCTGCGCAACCTCCACATCCCGGAGTACTCGCGCGGCTCGTGGACGAACCACAGCCCTCGGCGCACGCGCAAGCTGTTGTTGCACCGCCGAGAGATCGACTCGCTCGAGGGCAAGATCAAGGACGGCAACCGCACGCTTGTGCCCTTGTCCCTGTACCTCAAGGAGGGAAAGGTCAAGGTGGAGTTGGGGCTCGCCCAGGGTAAGCAGGACTACGATAAGCGCCAGGCCATCAAACGCCGCACCGAGGACCGGGAGATCGCCCGTGACCTCGGCCGCAAGTTCAAGGGGATTAAAGCATGA